GAAGCTCGTGCAGGGTGTCCACGCACTGCCAGAATCCGTTGTGGCGATAGGCGTAAAGCTCCCCGGCGGCGGCCAGCCGTTCGCAGGGCTCGCGCTCCCAGGAGGTGTCGTCGCCGTCGATGTAATCGAAGATACCGGGCTCCAGGACGAAAAAGCCGCCGTTTATCACCTGCTCGTTGCCTTCGGGCTTTTCTGAGAAGTTTTCCACCCGCCCGCCGTCCAGTTTCAATACCCCGAAACGCTGTGGGGGCGAAACAGCCGTCACCGTGGCAAGTTTCCCGTGGCTCTTGTGAAAGGCCAGGAGCTTGTTCAAGTCCACGTTGGAAAGGCCGTCGCCGTAGGTGAAGAAGAAGGTGGAATCCACCTTGCCCCGAAGGCGCTTAAGGCGTCCGCCCGTCATGGTGTCGGGGCCTGTTTCGCAAAGCTCTATGGTCCAGTCCTCCGGGGTCTGGCCCGAAGCGGTGCAGAGCCCGGCTTTCAGGTCCACGGTGAGATCGGCGGCAAGCTGGGGGTATTGAAGGAAGTAGCGCTTGATCACCTCGCCCTTGTATCCCAAAGCCACGGCGAAACGGGAAAAGCCCTGGGCCGAGAAGAGCTTCATGAGGTGCCACAAAAGGGGCCTTCCGCCTATTTCGATCATGGGCTTGGGGAGAACCTGGGTTTCCTCCGAAAGCCTTGTTCCGAATCCGCCAGCGAGTATTATGGTTTTCATCAAGGACGCGCCGCTTTCGTTTCTGTATCGGGTTAGGTCGTTGCCGGATGCCGCATCGCGGTCTCCGCAAGGCTCCAGAAACCTGGGTCAGGACTCCGGCTCGCAGGGGTGGTCCCGGCTGGCCTGGTCGAACCTAAGCTGGGTCACCTGCTCGGACACGAGCCCTATCATGAAGATCAGAATG
The genomic region above belongs to Deltaproteobacteria bacterium and contains:
- the rfbF gene encoding glucose-1-phosphate cytidylyltransferase, with protein sequence MKTIILAGGFGTRLSEETQVLPKPMIEIGGRPLLWHLMKLFSAQGFSRFAVALGYKGEVIKRYFLQYPQLAADLTVDLKAGLCTASGQTPEDWTIELCETGPDTMTGGRLKRLRGKVDSTFFFTYGDGLSNVDLNKLLAFHKSHGKLATVTAVSPPQRFGVLKLDGGRVENFSEKPEGNEQVINGGFFVLEPGIFDYIDGDDTSWEREPCERLAAAGELYAYRHNGFWQCVDTLHELRLLRNLYDANKAPWKVW